The Pyrobaculum sp. 3827-6 genome has a segment encoding these proteins:
- a CDS encoding [LysW]-aminoadipate/[LysW]-glutamate kinase, with the protein MIVIKIGGSVVCKDPTKTIQNLPKYADRAVVVHGGGCMVNDLMKRLGLEPKYLTHPGGLVSRYTDWETLKTFVMAMNWINKQIVAALHALGVPALGLTGADLGVVKAKRKEKVLIVDERGRQRVVDGGYVGRITQIDADKLLPPPLKVLAPIAVSEKGELLNVDGDQLAFDVAKAVKAQKLLLLSDVEGLYIGGKVVPHLTAPEAEKLVQSEEVRGGMKRKLLMATEAAKTGIEVIIASGLADSPIDTALNGAGTHITD; encoded by the coding sequence ATGATAGTCATAAAGATCGGGGGGTCGGTAGTCTGCAAAGACCCCACCAAGACAATACAAAACCTCCCCAAATACGCAGACCGCGCCGTCGTGGTGCACGGAGGCGGCTGCATGGTAAACGACCTCATGAAGCGACTAGGCCTAGAACCCAAGTACCTAACCCACCCAGGAGGCCTCGTAAGCAGATACACCGACTGGGAAACTCTAAAAACCTTCGTCATGGCCATGAACTGGATAAACAAGCAGATAGTAGCCGCCCTCCACGCCCTCGGCGTGCCGGCCCTCGGCCTAACCGGCGCAGACCTCGGCGTCGTCAAGGCGAAGCGCAAAGAAAAAGTCTTGATAGTAGACGAGAGAGGCCGGCAGAGGGTGGTAGACGGAGGCTACGTCGGCCGCATCACCCAGATAGATGCAGACAAGCTACTCCCCCCACCCCTCAAGGTGCTGGCACCCATCGCCGTGTCCGAGAAGGGCGAGCTTCTAAACGTCGACGGAGACCAGCTAGCCTTCGACGTAGCCAAGGCCGTGAAGGCCCAGAAGCTCCTGCTCCTCAGCGACGTGGAGGGCCTCTACATAGGCGGGAAGGTGGTCCCCCACCTCACCGCCCCAGAGGCAGAGAAGCTAGTCCAAAGCGAAGAGGTGAGGGGAGGCATGAAGAGAAAGCTACTCATGGCCACCGAGGCCGCCAAAACCGGCATAGAGGTAATAATCGCAAGCGGACTCGCCGACAGCCCCATAGACACAGCCCTAAACGGAGCCGGGACACACATAACGGACTAA
- the argC gene encoding N-acetyl-gamma-glutamyl-phosphate reductase: MKVCVVGASGFVGGELLRLLLQHSGVEVVCATSRKFKGEYVYRVHPNLRGVTQLKFVEPSIDAALKADVVFLALPHGESVKWVPKLYESGAAVFDLSADFRLKDPNAYVQWYRWPQPHPYPDLLQKAVYGQPELHRHELPGAKLVAVPGCMATASILMLAPLAKHGVIGNTPPVVDAKIGSSGAGAEGSFVDLHSFRTYVVRPYEPVHHRHIAEIEQELSLLAGRSVKVAFTPHAVDIVRGIFTTGHVYTDKTPTEADMWKYYRSMYSDSKFIRLVKDRLGVSRYPNVKYILGSNYVDIGFEIDPRLGRVVTFAAIDNLVRGAAGQAVQAFNIAMGFPEDEGLRTIPIAPI, from the coding sequence ATGAAAGTCTGCGTAGTAGGCGCCTCGGGATTCGTCGGAGGGGAGCTCCTGAGGCTACTCCTACAGCACAGCGGAGTCGAGGTGGTCTGCGCCACCTCCCGCAAGTTCAAGGGGGAGTACGTCTACAGGGTGCACCCCAACCTCCGCGGCGTAACCCAGCTGAAGTTCGTCGAGCCGTCGATCGACGCCGCCTTGAAGGCCGACGTAGTGTTCCTAGCCCTGCCACACGGCGAGTCCGTCAAGTGGGTGCCCAAGCTCTACGAATCAGGAGCCGCCGTATTCGACCTCAGCGCCGACTTCCGCCTCAAGGACCCCAACGCCTACGTCCAGTGGTACAGGTGGCCACAGCCCCACCCATACCCCGACCTCCTCCAGAAGGCCGTATACGGACAGCCCGAGCTCCACAGACACGAGCTACCCGGCGCAAAGCTCGTCGCGGTGCCGGGCTGCATGGCCACCGCCTCCATACTCATGCTAGCCCCCCTGGCAAAACACGGCGTCATAGGCAACACCCCACCCGTGGTAGACGCCAAGATAGGCTCCAGCGGCGCCGGCGCCGAGGGCTCCTTCGTCGACCTACACAGCTTCCGCACCTACGTAGTGAGGCCCTACGAGCCCGTCCACCACCGCCACATCGCCGAGATTGAGCAGGAGCTCAGCCTACTCGCCGGCAGGTCCGTAAAGGTGGCCTTCACTCCCCACGCCGTCGACATCGTGAGGGGCATATTCACCACAGGCCACGTATACACCGACAAGACCCCCACGGAGGCCGACATGTGGAAATACTACAGGTCAATGTACAGCGACTCGAAGTTCATAAGACTGGTAAAAGACCGCCTCGGCGTGTCCCGGTACCCCAACGTCAAGTACATCCTCGGCTCCAACTACGTCGACATTGGGTTTGAGATCGACCCCCGCCTCGGCCGGGTAGTCACCTTCGCCGCCATAGACAACCTAGTCAGAGGCGCCGCCGGCCAGGCGGTGCAGGCCTTCAACATCGCCATGGGCTTCCCAGAGGACGAGGGGCTGAGGACAATCCCCATCGCCCCCATATGA
- the thrC gene encoding threonine synthase, with product MFAPNYRLYRCPKCGGLLEVEVSNLYWAPKGRGVWRYASMLPLKSGVSLGEGQTPLVKSALGEGLYVKFDGANPTGSFKDRGMALGVTVARESGANKVVVASTGNTAASAAAYAARAGLRCYVVLPRGNVARGKLVQAALHGAELVMVNGFFDKALEYVVNYGTKYAYPLNSFNPWRLEGQKTLAFEVYEELGCPDYVVVPVGNAGNISAIWKGFRELASLGLCGKLPKMVGVQAEGAAPLADAWERGLDEPLFVDEPRTVASAIKIGRPINWPKALRAVRESGGFFVKVSDGEIMRAQRLLATRDGLGAEPAGAASVAAALKLGLGGTVVAVVTGHALKDPDAVEVSAREVRNADELAELLER from the coding sequence GTGTTTGCTCCGAACTATAGGCTATATAGGTGTCCCAAGTGTGGGGGCCTTCTCGAGGTGGAGGTGTCTAACCTCTACTGGGCGCCCAAGGGGAGGGGGGTGTGGCGCTACGCTTCTATGCTCCCGCTTAAGAGCGGCGTGTCGCTGGGGGAGGGCCAGACTCCTCTTGTGAAGTCGGCGCTGGGGGAGGGGCTCTATGTGAAGTTCGACGGAGCTAACCCGACGGGTAGCTTCAAGGACAGGGGGATGGCGCTGGGGGTGACGGTGGCGAGGGAGAGCGGGGCTAACAAGGTGGTTGTCGCCTCCACTGGCAACACTGCGGCGTCTGCGGCGGCTTACGCGGCTAGGGCTGGGCTTAGGTGCTACGTGGTTCTGCCGAGGGGGAACGTGGCGAGGGGTAAGCTGGTGCAGGCGGCGCTTCACGGTGCGGAGCTGGTGATGGTAAACGGCTTTTTTGACAAGGCGCTGGAGTACGTGGTTAACTACGGCACTAAATACGCCTACCCCCTCAACAGCTTCAACCCGTGGAGGCTGGAGGGGCAGAAGACCCTGGCTTTTGAGGTGTATGAGGAGCTGGGGTGTCCGGACTATGTGGTGGTGCCGGTGGGGAACGCCGGCAACATATCTGCTATCTGGAAGGGGTTTAGGGAGCTGGCCTCCCTGGGGCTGTGCGGCAAGCTTCCCAAGATGGTTGGGGTGCAGGCGGAGGGGGCGGCGCCGCTGGCGGACGCGTGGGAGAGGGGGCTGGACGAGCCTCTATTCGTCGATGAGCCGAGGACAGTGGCGTCGGCGATTAAGATCGGGCGGCCTATCAACTGGCCTAAGGCTTTGAGGGCGGTGAGGGAGTCGGGGGGCTTCTTCGTGAAGGTGTCTGATGGGGAGATTATGAGGGCGCAGAGGCTCCTGGCGACTAGGGACGGCCTGGGGGCGGAGCCCGCCGGGGCGGCTTCGGTGGCGGCTGCCCTGAAGCTCGGCCTCGGGGGGACGGTGGTCGCCGTCGTCACCGGCCACGCGTTGAAGGACCCCGACGCGGTGGAGGTATCGGCTAGGGAGGTTAGGAACGCCGACGAGCTCGCGGAGCTTTTGGAGCGATGA
- a CDS encoding aspartate kinase, giving the protein MKPVVKIGGSLLRSASDFKRAASFVASYREPPVVVVSAIKGVTDMLLELERTRSYLLYEEVLHRHLSVARALGVEEAVAPLLRELEAALKAPRGPWSADYFASFGERLSARILHGVLAAMGVEAGLFEAPVVTDSNFGNAEPLRLERRDEIAEPGVVAVVTGFIGRDREGRFTTVGRGGSDYTATYVGKEIGARKVTLVTDSPGVMTADPREVEEAYVLPLLSLQEAVEAAKVGAKNFHPRTFIPVLEAGGMAVEVRSYESRGTLIANVYAPPPFKIAVRCGQGSCVVGLGAQELTKLGGVAVGRYSVRLGIPPRQAHEHLILPYVKYIRG; this is encoded by the coding sequence ATGAAGCCCGTGGTTAAGATCGGGGGGTCGCTCCTCCGCTCCGCGTCTGATTTCAAAAGGGCGGCCAGCTTCGTCGCGTCGTATCGGGAGCCGCCTGTCGTCGTCGTCTCGGCTATCAAGGGGGTGACGGACATGTTGCTGGAGCTTGAGCGGACTAGGAGCTACCTACTCTACGAGGAGGTTCTCCACAGACACCTCTCGGTGGCCAGGGCGCTGGGGGTGGAGGAGGCTGTGGCCCCCCTATTGAGGGAACTGGAGGCGGCTCTGAAGGCGCCGCGGGGCCCGTGGTCCGCAGACTACTTCGCCTCCTTCGGCGAGAGGCTGTCGGCGAGGATTCTCCACGGAGTTTTGGCGGCCATGGGGGTGGAGGCGGGGCTGTTCGAGGCGCCGGTGGTGACGGACAGCAACTTCGGCAACGCGGAGCCACTCCGGCTGGAGCGTAGGGACGAGATCGCGGAGCCGGGGGTGGTGGCGGTGGTGACGGGCTTCATCGGCAGGGACAGGGAGGGCCGCTTCACGACGGTGGGCCGCGGGGGTAGCGACTACACGGCCACCTACGTGGGGAAGGAGATCGGGGCGAGGAAGGTGACTTTGGTGACCGACTCGCCGGGGGTCATGACGGCGGATCCGCGGGAGGTGGAGGAGGCCTACGTCCTGCCGCTCCTCTCCCTCCAGGAGGCGGTGGAGGCGGCCAAGGTGGGGGCTAAGAACTTCCACCCCCGCACCTTCATCCCCGTGCTGGAGGCCGGGGGGATGGCTGTGGAGGTGAGGAGCTACGAGAGCAGGGGCACCCTAATCGCAAACGTCTACGCGCCGCCTCCCTTCAAAATCGCGGTTAGGTGCGGCCAGGGTAGCTGCGTGGTGGGGCTGGGGGCGCAGGAGCTGACAAAGCTGGGGGGCGTGGCGGTGGGGCGCTACTCGGTGAGGCTGGGGATCCCGCCGCGGCAGGCCCATGAACACCTAATTCTGCCCTACGTCAAGTATATTAGGGGGTAA
- a CDS encoding zinc ribbon domain-containing protein has protein sequence MGYRTLTIKRRVEEIPPEQLAKFLEVQQKFRQWATEWYKSGFKAPMPEQNPLKYFAEKLKYVMKLIPVNGLKNGIWRIPLPFNVQLRLSNNEEDESRGVLVDFVSSQESREEKVIKVRKWSGQRGNTIVIRLRKSEIKWIEERIREGAQLKFALAWVGKRRGSNIATFNVALVFYREITPFQPKRLLVVDINSLHNGVVWAVVEEGRVLRRGVLRPDLAHIGSLEREIARLDSLCSTKGVHCNKATALKSRLWRLWRQWTIEAAKKIVQLATQYKAAVVVDTPEDKSVRELKESDRVKPSVKKYLNVGRFTKRLRELAEWHGVPYAELRLYSTICPKCGAKMEELPNRRVKCQCGFEANRDEVPIHWAQKRYREIIPFFPNTTFNPPLYIPPDLQSDILPD, from the coding sequence ATGGGCTACCGAACATTAACAATAAAGAGGAGGGTTGAGGAAATCCCGCCTGAGCAGTTGGCGAAATTCCTGGAGGTTCAACAGAAATTCCGGCAGTGGGCAACGGAGTGGTACAAATCTGGTTTCAAGGCACCTATGCCGGAGCAGAATCCGCTGAAGTACTTCGCTGAGAAGTTGAAATATGTTATGAAGTTGATTCCGGTAAACGGGTTGAAAAATGGTATCTGGAGGATACCATTGCCATTTAATGTCCAGCTACGGTTGAGCAACAATGAGGAGGATGAAAGTCGAGGTGTTCTTGTGGATTTCGTCTCTAGTCAAGAAAGCCGAGAGGAAAAAGTGATTAAAGTGAGGAAGTGGAGCGGTCAGCGCGGCAACACTATCGTGATTAGGCTGAGGAAATCAGAAATAAAGTGGATTGAGGAGCGGATAAGGGAAGGCGCCCAATTGAAGTTCGCCCTGGCTTGGGTGGGTAAGAGGAGGGGTAGCAATATCGCTACTTTCAATGTGGCGCTGGTGTTCTACAGAGAAATTACGCCATTCCAGCCCAAGCGGCTTCTTGTCGTGGATATCAACTCTTTACATAACGGCGTTGTTTGGGCAGTTGTTGAAGAGGGGCGGGTGCTGCGGAGAGGCGTCTTAAGGCCTGATTTGGCGCACATCGGCTCCCTGGAGAGGGAGATCGCCAGGCTGGACTCCCTCTGCTCCACAAAAGGCGTCCACTGTAACAAAGCCACAGCACTGAAAAGCAGGCTGTGGCGTCTCTGGAGGCAGTGGACTATTGAGGCGGCAAAGAAGATTGTACAATTGGCAACGCAGTACAAAGCCGCCGTCGTGGTGGACACGCCAGAGGACAAATCCGTAAGAGAGCTGAAGGAGAGCGATAGAGTGAAGCCAAGCGTCAAGAAGTACCTCAACGTAGGTAGGTTCACAAAGAGGCTGAGGGAGCTTGCCGAGTGGCACGGGGTGCCCTACGCAGAGCTGAGACTGTACAGCACCATATGCCCCAAATGTGGCGCCAAGATGGAGGAGCTACCGAACCGCCGCGTAAAGTGTCAGTGCGGCTTTGAAGCAAATAGAGACGAGGTGCCCATACACTGGGCCCAGAAGAGGTACCGGGAAATAATCCCCTTTTTTCCCAACACGACTTTCAACCCTCCCCTCTACATTCCTCCTGACTTGCAATCGGACATTCTTCCTGATTAA
- the asd gene encoding aspartate-semialdehyde dehydrogenase, whose translation MDRLKVYVLGATGLVGQRYVQLLARHPWFEVVGLAASERSAGRRLGEVGWVLDEPPPPEVAEMRVEKLDVDKVPRVDFVFSALPSEVAARVEPELAARGYVILSNSSNMRMDPDVPLIIPEVNPDDLSLVERQREGRGWRGAVVKKPNCTTTILNLPLKPVLDEWGIERVHVVTMQALSGAGYSGVPSVAIADNLIPFIRGEEEKVVGETRKILKADFEIYATTTRVNVVDGHTEVVYIDTRRDFDVSAVAEVLERFRGPPQELKLPTAPERPVEVRRQADRPQPRLDRMAGRGMAVVVGRIRRLAPRKLSFIVLGHNTIRGAAGNSILTAELMAAQSR comes from the coding sequence ATGGACCGCCTAAAGGTCTACGTCCTGGGGGCCACGGGGCTGGTGGGGCAGAGGTACGTCCAGCTCCTGGCGAGGCACCCCTGGTTCGAGGTGGTGGGCCTCGCCGCGTCGGAGAGGAGCGCCGGGAGGAGGCTGGGGGAGGTGGGGTGGGTGCTCGACGAGCCGCCCCCGCCGGAGGTGGCGGAGATGCGTGTGGAGAAGCTGGACGTGGACAAGGTGCCAAGGGTCGACTTCGTGTTTTCCGCCCTCCCCAGCGAGGTGGCGGCGAGGGTGGAGCCGGAGCTGGCGGCGCGGGGCTACGTGATACTCTCCAACTCTAGCAACATGAGGATGGACCCCGACGTCCCGCTCATCATCCCCGAGGTGAACCCAGACGACCTCTCCCTTGTCGAGAGGCAGAGGGAGGGGCGCGGGTGGAGGGGGGCTGTGGTGAAGAAGCCCAACTGCACCACCACTATTCTCAACCTTCCCCTTAAGCCGGTGCTGGACGAGTGGGGGATAGAGAGGGTGCACGTCGTCACCATGCAGGCCCTGTCCGGCGCGGGGTACTCCGGCGTCCCCTCGGTGGCCATCGCAGACAACCTCATACCCTTCATAAGGGGCGAGGAGGAGAAGGTGGTGGGGGAGACGCGGAAGATCCTAAAGGCCGACTTCGAGATCTACGCCACGACGACGAGGGTAAACGTCGTCGACGGACACACGGAGGTAGTGTACATAGACACGAGGCGGGACTTCGACGTTTCTGCTGTGGCCGAGGTGCTGGAGAGGTTCAGAGGCCCCCCGCAGGAGCTTAAGCTCCCCACGGCGCCGGAGAGGCCCGTCGAGGTTAGGCGCCAGGCGGACAGGCCCCAGCCGCGGCTGGACAGGATGGCGGGGAGAGGCATGGCGGTGGTGGTGGGGAGGATTAGGCGGCTCGCCCCCCGGAAGCTCTCCTTCATCGTCCTCGGCCACAACACCATCAGAGGCGCCGCCGGCAACTCAATCCTCACCGCAGAACTAATGGCGGCGCAGAGCCGCTAG
- a CDS encoding ATP-binding protein, with protein MDCDYRVKFRGVGVCFADREVEVEWLLQKARRGVSTPIVLYGPEGCGKTTLLRYLRWRLSQTYDYMVYYSPPPMDLRRGWRRLAK; from the coding sequence ATGGACTGCGACTACCGGGTGAAATTTAGGGGGGTAGGTGTCTGCTTCGCAGATAGGGAAGTGGAAGTGGAGTGGTTGCTTCAAAAGGCGCGCCGCGGCGTCTCCACGCCTATTGTGCTATACGGCCCGGAGGGGTGCGGCAAGACTACCCTACTGCGGTACCTCCGGTGGAGGCTGTCCCAGACCTACGACTATATGGTGTATTACTCCCCCCCCCCTATGGACCTGAGGCGGGGCTGGAGGCGCCTGGCGAAGTGA
- a CDS encoding MBL fold metallo-hydrolase has protein sequence MPRLVFREVELWRAGGAAGVAIRHRGETLCIDAPSAEGCRHLFYTHSHPSHYPGGVQEFYSPFGGRLVKPGDVLEVGLFVIHVVDAYNITKLREGKPVHPRGEGVGYVVETGGVRIYHTGDTDLIREMASAAPIDILILPIGGETVMTPEEAADAVMLLRPKITIPIHYSHQKQYVKFRDIAHPYTNIIAL, from the coding sequence ATGCCGAGGCTAGTCTTTCGGGAAGTCGAGCTGTGGAGGGCCGGCGGCGCCGCCGGCGTTGCCATTAGGCACAGAGGCGAGACGCTGTGTATAGACGCACCCAGCGCAGAGGGTTGCCGCCACCTCTTCTACACCCACAGCCACCCGAGCCACTACCCCGGGGGGGTCCAGGAGTTTTACTCCCCCTTCGGCGGCCGCCTAGTCAAACCTGGAGACGTCTTGGAGGTGGGGCTCTTTGTGATTCACGTCGTCGATGCCTACAACATCACTAAGCTGAGAGAGGGGAAGCCGGTACACCCCCGCGGCGAGGGCGTGGGGTATGTGGTGGAGACAGGCGGCGTCCGGATCTACCACACCGGCGACACGGACTTAATAAGAGAGATGGCCTCCGCGGCGCCGATCGACATCTTAATCCTCCCAATCGGCGGGGAGACTGTCATGACGCCGGAGGAGGCCGCCGACGCCGTCATGTTGCTACGCCCCAAGATAACCATCCCCATACACTACAGCCACCAGAAACAATACGTCAAGTTTAGAGACATAGCTCACCCATATACCAACATCATAGCGCTTTAA